The window ATCAGACTCCGCATCTGCGGAGGGTAGCTTTACGCAGTTCTTCAAGGCTGCGTCTGCCGCCCCAACTCCTGCGCCTCCTCCGCCACCTGCTCAGAGCTTTGCACCACCCGCGCCTGCACCGGCTAAGCCTGCACCTACGAAGCCTGTTCAATCCAATGATTGGCCGAATGAATCGGCGTTCAGCGCAACCTCAAAGCCGTTCGAGCCCACGCCGAGCCCTGCGCCCATTTCCACGACTCCAGCCTCCGGCAGCGCGGCTGGCCTTCTTTCGGCGCTGTCTTCGCCGGGAGCAGGGACATACGCGCCGCGTCAGGCGGAGCCAGTTCCCTACCGGCCTGAGCCGATGCCTTCGTACACTCCTGCTCCGCCGCCGGCAGAGCCGTCGAGCATAGAGGCCGGCAGCGTTACAAGATTGATCCAGCGCCTGTCGCAGGTTCCCAAGGAAGCTCCGCCGGAGCCTCTGCCACCCGCTTCGCCTGCTCCCCTGGGCGCAAGTCCAAGTTCCGGCCCCGGAGAGTTTACTCGGATGATCTCCGGGAATGCGGTGCAGGCTGCGATTAGCACTGCGCCGTCCGCTCCGCCGGCTCCGGCAGTTGCCGCGCCTGCCGCGTCCATTCCGGCACCGGCAATCGCGGCGCCTGCAATCAAGGCTCCCGCGCCGCCGCCGGCTCCCAAGTTCGAAGCGCCTAAGCCTGCGCCGCCGGCAGTCGCCGCACCCAAGGGCAAGTTGGAGGCCATGGTGCCCATCCTGCTCGTCGTGAACACGTTTCTGCTAGTTGTCTTGCTGGTGGTAGTTATCTTCGCGATGAAAGGCAAGTAACTTCGCAGTAAGATAACTGGCTTCGCCATTGACGGCATCACTCAAGCGAGCAAGCCATTGTCGCGCAGCAGCGTGTCGGTCCGCTCAAAACTCGAAATCAGGATCATCCCCTGAGATCGAGCTTTGCCAGCCCATCTGGTTGCATCATCCTCATTGAACTTCAATTCGATCAGCAGCGCGACCAGATCGTCATAATTGTTAGCCTTGGCCGGCCGCGTAGCCAACCGGCCTGCGTAGGGAACAAACATTACCTCAAAATATGGCCGTACCCCTTCCGATCCAGGGTTCGCCGAAATGCGGAGATTCCCTGTGAGCTTCGCCATCCATCCACTCCTTGGTCTTGTGGACCTTCTTCTTGACTTCCATGCCTCCTCACCAGTCTTTCACAAGTGCCCAAGCCTCTTGTAACGAGATAAGTGTCGATCGATCGCAGCGATATTCCGCGATGAATGGACATGGAGGGAACGATGGATAAAACGGCCGGATTCTCCGGCCATCCATTACGGATGGGCGACAACAACAAAGCCGCGCTCGATCAGCTTGCGAATCATGGCCAGGCATTCGCGCCGCACCGTTTCCAGGGGAGCGTTTGCCGTGACGGCGAAACCCTGGATAGCTTCCTCGGCGGTCCGCGTACCGTCGCAGGTTGCGAGGAATTCCGCCACCAGCGGCTGCACCGTCAAGTGGAAAGGAAAACCGCTGATCAGGCGCAGGGTAAGCGACTCGGCGCGCCACTGACCTCCTGCCTGATCGCATATCTGCTCCAGTCGCACATTCGGCGAAAGCATCGGTCGAATCGCGAGCAACTGCTCGTCTTCCTCCATAGCCCGCACCAGATCGTGCGCAGCGAAGGTGGATACAATCAACTCGCCAAGATTACCAGTCGGAGTCTTGGGCACCTCTTCGATCCGCACCCAGTTGCTTCCCGAGCGACGACGCATCACTACAAGTCCATCGTGAATGGCCTCGACACCTCGCTGGCGATAGTAGTTCATGTAGCCGTCATACTGCGCGGCGTCATTCGTGGAGTCCTGCGATGTCTCTCGAATCCGATGTTGGGCGTACTCCGCTGGGTCCTGCGTCAGTCCCTTCATCACCCAGGCGTCGCAGCCAGTCCCCTCCAGCCATTCGGCGATGCGTTCCTCCCAGGGTTGACCTTTGACCTGCGCCCACTCGCAGAGCATCTGCATGTACCCACCCTCGTTCAAATAGCTCGGAGCCTCTTTTACCAGGCGGCGGCAAAGGCCATCGAGTTCCATTGAGTTATCGCAAAAAAGATAGTCGGTTTGCGGAGTTATGAAAAACGGAGGGTTGGAAAGGATCAGATCAAAACTGCGATCTGACACGGGAGCGAAACAATCTCCGGTAAGTACCTCAATGTTATTTACTTCATTAAGCCGGGCATTGAATTGCGCAAACAGAGCTGCTCTTGCGTTCAGATCCGTGGCTACTACGATGTCACTGTGCCGGGCCGCGCCGAGGCTTAGGATGCCACTTCCGGTGCCCAGGTCGAGCGTTGCGCGCGAGTGGCGGCGGACTGCGAACTTGTTCAGAAATTTGCTGGTCGGGTTAGGCCAGAGCACCAGTTCGGCCTGATGTGTCTCGAATGCCGAGGGATAATCGGACGCAACGAGAAAGTCGTCAATGGGCAAAAGCATCGCCCCGCCTACGAACCAATCTTCTTTCAACTCGATCAATCCCGATTCCAGCAACAGCGAGAGGAGCTCTTCAGGAGCCGCTTCCCGAACTGGAGATTTGTGTTGCGCACACCCCATCCAGAACCAGCGAAGCAATGCGTTGAGCAATGTTGGCGCGGAGGTGCGATCGAGCAATCGCGGCAGATTACGCAACTGGCGGGAAGGCAACTCCGCGGCGCCAAGGTGCTTGCGCAAGTTGGGTTCGGTATAGCCGGCTTCCACGAAGAAGTCGCGGAGTCGTTGGGAGTTCTGGGACGAAAGTAGCGTTAACATACGGTTCCAACCTTACCATTACCGCCAGCAGGAACAGGAAGATGTACCATGTAGGTCGATCACTCTTCGCCTCATTCGTGAATCTGTTCGCAGCCCTCCCAGTGACACGTTACCATCCCCGCTTTGCGTTGAAAACCCTAAGGTAATACGTGAAAAGATTTTGTCTTGACCAGCCATTTTGCGTGTGGTATCACCATTACGCACAAGAAATTGATCGATGGGGCTCTGAAAACTTCCGTTAGTTTTCTGCGCGATCTTCTTCTGCTACAGTTCCTTTGTTGCTCATTTTCAGAAACGTTCTCGATCCCCCTAGCCGCCAACTCCTTTACCGGAAACGCATTGGAGTGCGGCTGAAAATTCATTGAAACGATCGACCGACTTTGATCACTATCGGTAAAGGAAGGAATCATGGCCAGGCAAAGCGCACAGCACAAACTGGACCGGGTGCGGCCTCCGCGGGTGCAAATCACCTATGACGTTGAAGTTGGTGGCGCAATCGAAATCAAAGAGCTCCCTTTCGTTGTTGGAGTTCTTGGAGATTTTACGGGCAACCCGGAGCAGCCGCTTCCGAAGCTGAAAGACCGGAAATTTGTAGAGGTAAATCCGGACAACTTCGATACGGTTCTGGAGGGTATGAAGCCTCACCTCGCTTTCGCCGTAGAGAACAAGCTCAGCGACGATCCCGAAGCCGCAAATTTGAAGATCGACCTCAAGTTCCGCAAGTTTGACGACTTCGAGCCTGCCAATGTCGCCAAGCAGGTCAAGCCACTCAAGGAGCTTCTCGATCTGCGCACACGGCTGTCGGATTTGCGCGGTTCGCTGCAAGGCAACGACAAGCTGGAAGAATTGCTGCTGGAAGCAGTCGGCAATACGGAGAAGCTGGATAAGCTGAAGGGTGAAATCGGCAAAGGAGAATCCAATGGCTGATGCAGTTGCAAACCCGCAAGCCGCCGCTGCTTCCGTGGAGACACAGGAAGGCAGCCTGCTCGACCAGATAGTAGAACAGGGCCGATTTGGCGTTGAAAGCGCATCCCGCGAGCGTGGCAAGAATCTGGTGAAGGAATTTGTTGCCCAGGTTCTCGATGGTTCCATGACCATCGCCAAGGACGCCGAGATGATGATCAATGCGCGCATCGCGCAGATCGATCACCTGCTCTCTCTGCAATTGAACGAAATCCTCCATCATCCCAGCTTCCAGAAACTCGAAGGCTCCTGGCGCGGTCTGAAATATCTGATGGACAACAGCGAGACTGGAGTCGGACTCAAGATTCGCGTTTTGAATGCCTCGAAGAAGGAACTGCTGCGCGACATCGAAAAGGCGCCCGAGTTTGATCAGAGCGCGCTCTTCAAGAAGATCTACGAGGAAGAGTACGGTGTCTTCGGCGGAGCGCCATTCGGCGCCCTGGTTGGCGATTACGACTTCGGCAAGCATCCGGAAGACATGGCATTGCTGGAGGGTGTTTCGCACATCGCTGCGCAGGCACATGCGCCTTTCGTCAGCGCAGCCTCGTCTGATCTCTTCAACCTGGAGAGTTATCTGCAACTCGATGCTCCGCGTGATCTCGCGAAGGTTTTTGATAGCACGGAATACGCGAAGTGGAAGTCCTTCCGCCAGAGCGAGGATTCCCGTTACGTTGCCCTCGCGCTGCCTCGCACGCTGGGCCGCCTTCCATATGGCGCGGAGACCAAGCCAATCGATGAGTTCCGCTATGAAGAACACGTGGACGGCACCGACCACTCGAAGTATCTGTGGATGAATGCCGCTTACGCGCTGGCCTCCAAGATGACACAGTCCTTCTCGCTCTATGGCATGTGCGTTGCCATGCGTGGCGTCGAAGGCGGCGGTCTCGTCGAGGGTCTGCCGGCTCACACCTTCTCAACAGACGAAGGCGACGTTGCCCTGAAGTGCCCGACCGAAGTGCCCATCACCGACCGCCGCGAAAAGGAACTCGCCGACCTCGGATTTGTTCCGCTGGTGCATTGCAAGGGCACGGACTACGCGGCGTTCTTCAGCGTTCAAAGCTGTCAGAAGCCCAAGGTGTATGACACTGACTCGGCCAACGCCAATGCGCGTCTCTCCACGCAATTGCCGTACATCATGGCAGTCTCCCGATTCGCGCACTATCTGAAAGCGATGATGCGCGACAAGATCGGCAGCTTCATGTCGAGAGAAGAAGCAGACCGATTCCTGAATCGCTGGATTACAAAGTATGTCACACCGGATGACTCCGCTTCTCCTGCGACCAAAGCCGAGCGTCCGCTGCGCGAAGCCAGAATCGACGTCACCGAAGTTCCAGGCAAGCCGGGGTGCTATCGTGCGGTTGCATTCCTGCGTCCTCACTTCCAACTGGACGAACTCACTGTTTCGCTTCGGCTGGTTGCTGAGTTGCCCGCCGCCGCGAAGTAACTCCTCTGTGCCTCTTTCTGGACACAGGGTCGTTTTATCCTGTTGTCTGCAATCGCAAGTTTTTTTTTGAAACAGATACCCGAAGGAGATCGAAATGGCAGTTAATGCGTATCTAATCATCGACGGGCGCCCTGGTCCGAGCACGAGCAAGAAGGATGCTATCGACATTCTTTCTTTTAGTTTCGGCGCCAGCATGTCCGCGGTTATCGGCGCGGGTTCTTCCGGGGGCGAGTCCCGTTCGGGCCGCGCCAATCTCGGCGACGTCACCATCATGAAGGTGCTGGACAAAACATCCCCGCTTCTTTTCGATGATTGCGTCACGGGAAACTACCTGAAGAAAGTCGATGTCGTTTACGACAAGCCGATGGGCGACGATCAGCAGGACTACTTCAAGATTCACATGGAAGACGCGCTCATTACCTCGATTCAGCTCTCGGGTTCGAGTGAAAACCCGGTCGAGTCCATCAGCTTCGCCTTTAGCAAGGTCAAGGTCAGCTACAACCCAGAGGAAGACGGCGCTCTGAAGGGCTTCATCGACAAGGGCTTCGACGTACTCAAGCTCAAGCCGTGGTAACCCGCGGGCAAGCAGGGAAACGGTGCCACTAACAGCCAAAGAACTTTTCCAGGCAGGCAAGGTGCGGGAAGCCGAGAAGATGCTCACGTCGTATCTGCGTGAGCATCCCTCCGATACGGCTCAACGCACCTTCCTTTTCGAATTGCTGTGCTTTGAGGGCGAGTACAGTCGCGCTGAAAAACAGCTCGGAGTGCTCGCGGGCGGAAGTGTCGAAAAAGAAACCGGTGCGATTGTCTACTACGCTGCACTTCATGCGGAGAAGACACGTCATGAACTGTTCGAGAAAGAGGCCTTTCCCTCGGACTCGGCAACAACAAAGGCTCCACTCAAGGGCGAGCTGAACGGTAAGCCGTTCAACGACCTGCGCGATGCCGACCCGGATATTGGTGCGCGGCTGGAGGTATTTGCAGCCGGTGCTTACCTGTGGCTTCCTTTCGAGCATGTGTCATCGCTCGAAATGGGAGCGCCGCAGCGATTGCGCGATACGCTGTGGGCTCCAGCCCTGGTGCAAACGGCGCCTTCCTTTCGAGGAATGGACCTCGGTGAAGTATTGATTCCGGCTATCTACCCATTTTCATGGAAACATCCGGATGAAGCCGTATGGCTTGGCAGGGTAACGGACTGGTCCGTTGACGGCGATGGCCGGGAATATCCGTCGGGACAAAAGATCTTGCTCGTGGACGGCGAAGAAGTACCATTTCTTGAAGTTCGATCCCTTCAGTTTTTC is drawn from Acidicapsa acidisoli and contains these coding sequences:
- the tssC gene encoding type VI secretion system contractile sheath large subunit produces the protein MADAVANPQAAAASVETQEGSLLDQIVEQGRFGVESASRERGKNLVKEFVAQVLDGSMTIAKDAEMMINARIAQIDHLLSLQLNEILHHPSFQKLEGSWRGLKYLMDNSETGVGLKIRVLNASKKELLRDIEKAPEFDQSALFKKIYEEEYGVFGGAPFGALVGDYDFGKHPEDMALLEGVSHIAAQAHAPFVSAASSDLFNLESYLQLDAPRDLAKVFDSTEYAKWKSFRQSEDSRYVALALPRTLGRLPYGAETKPIDEFRYEEHVDGTDHSKYLWMNAAYALASKMTQSFSLYGMCVAMRGVEGGGLVEGLPAHTFSTDEGDVALKCPTEVPITDRREKELADLGFVPLVHCKGTDYAAFFSVQSCQKPKVYDTDSANANARLSTQLPYIMAVSRFAHYLKAMMRDKIGSFMSREEADRFLNRWITKYVTPDDSASPATKAERPLREARIDVTEVPGKPGCYRAVAFLRPHFQLDELTVSLRLVAELPAAAK
- the tssB gene encoding type VI secretion system contractile sheath small subunit, encoding MARQSAQHKLDRVRPPRVQITYDVEVGGAIEIKELPFVVGVLGDFTGNPEQPLPKLKDRKFVEVNPDNFDTVLEGMKPHLAFAVENKLSDDPEAANLKIDLKFRKFDDFEPANVAKQVKPLKELLDLRTRLSDLRGSLQGNDKLEELLLEAVGNTEKLDKLKGEIGKGESNG
- a CDS encoding class I SAM-dependent methyltransferase, coding for MLTLLSSQNSQRLRDFFVEAGYTEPNLRKHLGAAELPSRQLRNLPRLLDRTSAPTLLNALLRWFWMGCAQHKSPVREAAPEELLSLLLESGLIELKEDWFVGGAMLLPIDDFLVASDYPSAFETHQAELVLWPNPTSKFLNKFAVRRHSRATLDLGTGSGILSLGAARHSDIVVATDLNARAALFAQFNARLNEVNNIEVLTGDCFAPVSDRSFDLILSNPPFFITPQTDYLFCDNSMELDGLCRRLVKEAPSYLNEGGYMQMLCEWAQVKGQPWEERIAEWLEGTGCDAWVMKGLTQDPAEYAQHRIRETSQDSTNDAAQYDGYMNYYRQRGVEAIHDGLVVMRRRSGSNWVRIEEVPKTPTGNLGELIVSTFAAHDLVRAMEEDEQLLAIRPMLSPNVRLEQICDQAGGQWRAESLTLRLISGFPFHLTVQPLVAEFLATCDGTRTAEEAIQGFAVTANAPLETVRRECLAMIRKLIERGFVVVAHP
- a CDS encoding type VI secretion system accessory protein TagJ, whose product is MPLTAKELFQAGKVREAEKMLTSYLREHPSDTAQRTFLFELLCFEGEYSRAEKQLGVLAGGSVEKETGAIVYYAALHAEKTRHELFEKEAFPSDSATTKAPLKGELNGKPFNDLRDADPDIGARLEVFAAGAYLWLPFEHVSSLEMGAPQRLRDTLWAPALVQTAPSFRGMDLGEVLIPAIYPFSWKHPDEAVWLGRVTDWSVDGDGREYPSGQKILLVDGEEVPFLEVRSLQFFHPAAAPTE
- a CDS encoding Hcp family type VI secretion system effector yields the protein MAVNAYLIIDGRPGPSTSKKDAIDILSFSFGASMSAVIGAGSSGGESRSGRANLGDVTIMKVLDKTSPLLFDDCVTGNYLKKVDVVYDKPMGDDQQDYFKIHMEDALITSIQLSGSSENPVESISFAFSKVKVSYNPEEDGALKGFIDKGFDVLKLKPW